A window of the Malaclemys terrapin pileata isolate rMalTer1 chromosome 6, rMalTer1.hap1, whole genome shotgun sequence genome harbors these coding sequences:
- the TUT7 gene encoding terminal uridylyltransferase 7 isoform X3, which translates to MVIFFLQQRKEPFLPVYLGLWIGGFSLNKLVNFNLKDVENDIVIWEYNPAVNDADSPKEASPKRGKVPLVFDSGHQCSAPVGQLWVELLRFYALEFNLADLVISIRLKEAVSRESKDWPKKRIAVEDPYSVKRNVARTLNSQLVYEYILHCLRATYKYFALPHKKPTKSSPKKPLNVNEETSQRLEPEKDAIKHDATDKQNVADKMGEVIAADCINITDGSIDMPEACTIDPSKVFVSEGLTEEELADDIGHLGIAQEDSDFVTEEMISGDNEDSKPTCVETESGNDDEEEEHDQDKKWQKNVIVIDQGLDEYSENGDLPIPANEHDIETYSISETEDVQSTVVTERDEFGLECNVIILSDKAEMDEESTEEIDELDDSLNKFAPSLQDQISEINNSDEDGEEEEGEQSLILNQTECGGIVTAEDELDNTYTASGDEDALSEEEEELSVSVKYEETELGKNVDKSLRVDLNEGDFVEKGSLCEEGILIGQFLESELFYEFNKPAFTKGKSPMVVCSLCKREGHLKRDCPEDFKKIELDPLPALTPKFSNILDQVCIQCYKDFAPNIIEDQAREHIRQNLESFIRQEFPGTRLNLFGSSKNGFGFKQSDLDICMTIDGLETSEGLDCIRIIEELARVLKKHSGLRNVLPITTAKVPIVKFFHVRSGLEVDISLYNTLALHNTRLLSSYAAIDSRVKYLCYTMKVFTKMCDIGDASRGSLSSYAYTLMVLYFLQQRNPPVIPVLQEIYKEPKKPEILVDGWNVYFFDKIDELPACWPDYGSNTESVGELWLGLLRFYTEEFDFKEHVICIRRKNLLTTFKKQWTSKYIVIEDPFDLNHNLGAGLSRKMTNFIMKAFINGRRVFGTPIKGFPKEYPSKMEYFFDPEVLTEGELAPNDRCCRICGKIGHFMKDCPMRRKLRRRHDHEDIKNQRYIENNEKRSKEDKETQNKTTEKDTSMKEGTILCTPQKNKLGMATMDTGRDKASRQSAEKWKRQEDRDLREKRCFICGREGHIKKECPQYKGAAGGSKSESLCGSPSSPSAVKHAGRLNQGILLHEEKKKQKGKVFLSPQTGSLSSKYMAQGKASQKNTQQES; encoded by the exons ATGGTCATTTTCTTTCTACAACAGAGGAAGGAACCATTTCTGCCTGTTTATTTGGGATTGTGG ATTGGAGGATTCTCATTAAACAAATTGGTGAACTTCAACCTTAAAGATGTTGAGAATGATATCGTGATCTGGGAGTATAATCCTGCTGTTAATGATGCTGATTCCCCAAAAGAAGCTTCTCCTAAAAGGGGCAAG GTTCCCTTAGTGTTTGATTCAGGACACCAGTGTTCAGCACCAGTTGGGCAGCTTTGGGTAGAACTGCTTCGCTTCTATGCGTTGGAGTTTAATTTGGCTGATCTGGTCATCAGTATACGACTCAAAGAAGCAGTGTCTCGTGAATCAAAGGACTGGCCTAAAAAGCGCATTGCTGTGGAAG accCTTACTCAGTAAAGAGGAATGTGGCAAGAACTCTGAACAGTCAGCTAGTATATGAATATATTCTTCACTGCTTAAGGGCAACttacaaatattttgctttgcCCCACAAAAAACCTACAAAATCCAGCCCAAAAAAGCCTTTGAATGTCAATGAGGAGACATCACAAAGATTAGAACCTGAAAAGGATGCCATAAAGCATGATGCCACTGATAAGCAAAATGTAGCTGACAAAATGGGGGAAGTGATAGCAGCGGATTGTATTAATATTACTGATGGAAGTATAGACATGCCTGAGGCATGTACAATTGATCCTTCAAAGGTGTTTGTCTCTGAAGGCCTGACTGAAGAAGAATTGGCAGATGATATAGGACATTTGGGAATTGCCCAGGAAGATTCAGACTTTGTAACTGAAGAGATGATTTCTGGTGATAATGAGGACTCTAAACCAACCTGTGTAGAGACAGAGAGTGGaaatgatgatgaggaggaagaACATGACCAAGATAAGAAATGGCAGAAAAATGTGATAGTTATTGATCAAGGCTTGGATGAATACAGTGAAAATGGAGATCTCCCTATTCCAGCAAATGAGCATGATATTGAAACATACAGTATTTCAGAGACTGAAGATGTTCAGAGCACTGTAGTCACAGAGAGGGATGAGTTTGGTTTAGAGTGCAATGTAATAATACTCAGTGATAAGGCTGAGATGGATGAGGAGAGCACAGAGGAGATTGATGAACTGGATGATTCCCTGAACAAATTTGCACCTTCATTACAAGACCAGATATCTGAAATCAATAACTCAGATGAggatggggaggaagaggagggagaacaGTCTCTTATCCTAAACCAAACAGAATGTGGTGGTATTGTGACTGCTGAAGATGAGCTGGACAATACTTACACTGCATCTGGGGATGAAGATGCACtgtctgaagaagaagaagaattgtcCGTCTCTGTTAAATATGAAGAGACAGAGCTGGGAAaaaatgtagataaatctctaaGGGTAGATTTGAATGAAGGGGATTTTGTAGAGAAAGGAAGCCTTTGTGAAGAGGGCATACTAATAGGACAATTTCTGGAATCTGAGCTCTTTTATGAATTTAATAAACCTGCTTTCACAAAGGGCAAG TCTCCTATGGTGGTATGTAGCTTGTGCAAACGAGAAGGTCACCTAAAGAGGGATTGTCCAGAAGACTTCAAAAAAATTGAGCTAGACCCTTTGCCAGCGTTGACACCcaagttttcaaatattttagatCAAGTTTGCATCCAGTGTTACA aagattttGCTCCAAATATTATAGAGGATCAGGCTCGTGAACATATACGGCAAAATCTGGAAAGCTTCATCAGACAGGAGTTTCCAG GAACCAGGTTGAACTTGTTTGGCTCATCAAAAAATGGCTTTGGCTTCAAACAAAGTGACCTTGATATCTGTATGACAATTGATGGACTGGAAACTTCTGAG ggACTTGATTGCATAAGAATAATTGAAGAATTAGCAAGAGTACTTAAGAAACATTCAG GTCTAAGAAATGTCTTGCCAATAACAACTGCTAAAGTGCCAATTGTCAAGTTCTTCCATGTGAGAAGCGGTCTTGAAGTAGACATCAGTTTATATAATACACTG GCCCTGCATAACACAAGACTCTTGTCCTCTTATGCAGCGATTGATTCCAGAGTAAAATATCTGTGTTACACAATGAAGGTCTTTACAAAG ATGTGTGACATTGGAGATGCATCTAGAGGTAGCCTTTCCTCCTATGCATATACTCTTATGGTGCTTTATTTTCTTCAGCAGCGAAATCCACCAGTCATTCCTGTTCTCCAAGAG ATCTACAAGGAGCCAAAGAAGCCTGAAATTTTAGTTGATGGTTGGAATGTTTATTTCTTTGACAAAATAGATGAGTTG CCAGCCTGTTGGCCAGACTATGGTTCAAACACTGAATCTGTTGGGGAGCTATGGCTGGGACTTCTCCGCTTCTACACAGAAGAATTTGATTTCAAAGAACATGTTATCTGCATCAGAAGAAAAAATCTGCTTACAACTTTCAAGAAGCAGTGGACCTCCAAATATATTGTTATTGAAG ATCCCTTTGATTTGAACCACAATCTTGGAGCTGGCTTATCAAGAAAAA TGACAAATTTTATAATGAAGGCTTTTATCAATGGCAGAAGGGTATTTGGTACCCCAATAAAAGGATTTCCTAAAGAATATCCCTCAAAAATG GAATACTTCTTTGACCCAGAAGTCCTGACAGAAGGAGAACTGGCCCCAAATGATAGATGCTGCAGAATTTGTGGTAAAATTGGGCACTTCATGAAAGACTGTCCCATGCGGAGAAA GTTGAGACGACGACATGATCATGAAGATATTAAAAACCAAAGGTATATAGAGAACAACGAGaaaagaagcaaagaggacaAAGAAACCCAAAATAAAACTACAGAAAAAGATACCTCAATGAAGGAAGGAACGATCCTATGTACACCTCAGAAAAACAAACTAGGGATGGCAACAATGGACACGGGAAGAGACAAGGCTTCCAGGCAGTCAGCAGAGAAGTGGAAGCGGCAGGAGGACAGGGACTTAAGAGAAAAACGTTGTTTTATCTGTGGGAGAGAAGGCCACATTAAAAAGGAGTGCCCACAGTATAAAGGAGCTGCAG